The Microplitis mediator isolate UGA2020A chromosome 8, iyMicMedi2.1, whole genome shotgun sequence genome has a window encoding:
- the LOC130673987 gene encoding putative fatty acyl-CoA reductase CG5065 isoform X2 — protein sequence MDDNLSPIQKFYRDKTIFVTGASGFMGKVLLEKLLYSCSDLKRIYIILRAKRGRSPEMRLDDMFKLPMFDRIRKTKPHVFSKITALPGDMLQKNFGLKESQENLLINEVEVLFHFAATLKLEAKLKDAIEMNTIGTAQVLELAKKMPKLQAFVHLSTAFCHVDQEELGECVYDSPDDPNEVMRMTQWLKPEALDLVTPKLLEPHPNTYTYSKRLAETLIANEYPNLPCVIARPSIVTPAWEEPLPGWVDSLNGPVGIIVGAAKGVIRSVHCNGHYHAQIIPVDLAINALIAIGHTIGTCNNRSKNIPVYNITQSGVRPISWAEIVQKGKAIAYNYPFEAGIWYPDGDIRSNKFIHNLFVFFFHILPAYFIDFLLLIFRQKRFMVHIQKRISDGLEVLQYFTTRDWIFHNDQLMKLWEEMDPRDKKIFSIDFFAVEEAEYIKNIILGARVYCMKEKLETLPRARLHLKM from the exons ATGGATGATAATTTGAGcccgattcaaaaattttaccgagataaaacaatatttgtgACGGGCGCTTCAGGATTTATGGGAAAAGTTTTGTTGGAAAAATTGTTGTACAGTTGCAGTGATTTGAAacgtatttatattatattaagaGCTAAGCGGGGACGTTCACCGGAAATGAGGCTTGATGATATGTTTAAATTGCcg atGTTCGATAGAATTCGTAAAACAAAACCTCATGTATTCAGTAAAATAACAGCATTGCCTGGTGAcatgttacaaaaaaatttcggcCTAAAAGAATCGCAAGAAAATTTGCTGATAAACGAAGTTGAAGTTTTGTTTCACTTCGCCGCAACCTTAAAGTTGGAAGCCAAACTAAAAGATGCCATTGAAATGAACACAATTGGTACCGCGCAAGTTCTAGAATTGGCTAAAAAGATGCCAAAATTACAAGCATTCGTTCATTTGAGTACGGCATTTTGTCACGTGGATCAAGAAGAATTAGGCGAGTGTGTCTATGACTCTCCTGATGATCCAAATGAGGTGATGCGAATGACTCAGTGGTTAAAACCAGAAGCATTAGATCTAGTGACACCGAA ACTCTTGGAACCACATCCTAATACTTACACTTATTCAAAACGATTGGCTGAAACTTTGATTGCTAACGAATACCCAAATTTGCCGTGTGTTATTGCACGGCCATCAATTG tgACCCCGGCATGGGAAGAACCATTACCAGGATGGGTTGACAGTCTTAATGGACCAGTTGGTATAATAGTTGGAGCTGCAAAAGGCGTCATTCGATCTGTCCACTGCAATGGCCACTATCATGCCCAAATAATTCCCGTAGATTTAGCTATTAATGCTCTTATTGCCATCGGACATACAATTGGAACTTGTAATAATCG atcaaaaaatattcctGTTTATAATATCACTCAGAGTGGAGTCAGGCCAATAAGCTGGGCTGAAATTGTTCAGAAAGGAAAAGCTATTGCGTATAATTATCCATTTGAAGCAGGAATTTGGTATCCAGATGGTGACATACGGAGCaacaaatttattcataatttattcgtttttttttttcatattttgccGGCATATTTCATtgatttcttattattaattttccgtCAAAAACGTTT CATGGTACATATTCAAAAACGTATAAGCGATGGATTAGAAGTGTTGCAATACTTTACAACCCGGGATTGGATATTTCATAATGACCAATTAATGAAACTATGGGAAGAAATGGATCCGCGCGATAAAAAGATATTTTCAATAGATTTTTTCGCTGTCGAAGAAGCtgagtatattaaaaatattattcttggCGCCCGAGTTTACTGcatgaaagaaaaattagaaacTTTGCCCCGCGCTCGGCTTCACTTAAAAATGTAA
- the LOC130673986 gene encoding regulator of G-protein signaling 17, translating to MLEMPSGLGATTMGIGVSHSNPSGDSVTSGCRLRAHSQGQQQTPSQQQTSEQSDQTLQECQPSQKDAQRQNPSHSGRTKKDNCCLCWCCCCSCSLAAVGTGNETSGTGDSKKKRGNSGIGADSASGGGLTDQNSGTGNGLDGLDAMDGSGTECCGLDEVRSWGSSFDKLMHSTTGRKLFREFLISEYSEENIAFWLACEQLKNEDNPEKIEEKARYIYEDYISILSPKEVSLDSRVREIVNRNMSQPTPHIFDEAQLQIYTLMHRDSYPRFVNSDIFRRVARLGSGPPSPADDSGGIVAAVGAVVAPTMPSVGKPKSKKSIS from the exons ATGTTAGAG ATGCCGAGCGGACTCGGTGCAACAACAATGGGCATTGGCGTTAGTCATAGCAATCCAAGTGGTGACAGTGTCACAAGCGGATGCCGACTTCGTGCCCACTCACAAGGCCAGCAACAGACACCATCTCAGCAACAAACCTCTGAACAATCGGACCAAACCTTGCAAGAGTGTCAACCTTCCCAAAAAGATGCTCAGCGACAGAATCCATCACATTCTGGCCGAACCAAAAAAGACAATTGCTGTTTATGCTGGTGCTGTTGTTGCAGTTGCTC TTTGGCAGCTGTTGGTACGGGTAATGAAACTTCTGGAACAGGAGATTCAAAAAAGAAGCGCGGTAATAGTGGTATCGGAGCGGATTCTGCATCAGGTGGTGGTCTTACAGATCAAAATTCAGGAACTGGTAACGGATTGGACGGATTAGATGCAATGGATGGTTCTGGTACGGAATGTTGTGGCCTAGATGAAGTACGATCATGGGGATCGTCATTTGACAAATTAATGCACAGTACTACTGgaagaaaattatttcgtGAATTTCTTATCAGCGAATATAGTGAAGAGAATATTGCATTTTGGTTGGCTTGCGAGCAATTGAAAAACGAAGAtaatccggaaaaaatagaagAAAAGGCACGATATATTTACGAGGACTACATATCGATACTGTCGCCTAAAGAG GTTAGTTTAGATTCACGTGTACGTGAAATTGTTAATAGAAATATGAGTCAACCAACACCCCACATATTCGATGAAGCACAACTACAGATTTATACCCTAATGCATCGTGACTCGTATCCACGGTTCGTAAATAGTGATATATTTCGCCGAGTCGCGAGACTCGGTAGTGGACCACCAAGTCCAGCAGATGATTCTGGTGGTATCGTTGCTGCCGTTGGTGCTGTAGTAGCTCCAACAATGCCGTCTGTCGGTAAACCTAAATCGAAAAAATCCATTTCGTAG
- the LOC130673987 gene encoding putative fatty acyl-CoA reductase CG5065 isoform X1 produces MDDNLSPIQKFYRDKTIFVTGASGFMGKVLLEKLLYSCSDLKRIYIILRAKRGRSPEMRLDDMFKLPMFDRIRKTKPHVFSKITALPGDMLQKNFGLKESQENLLINEVEVLFHFAATLKLEAKLKDAIEMNTIGTAQVLELAKKMPKLQAFVHLSTAFCHVDQEELGECVYDSPDDPNEVMRMTQWLKPEALDLVTPKLLEPHPNTYTYSKRLAETLIANEYPNLPCVIARPSIVTPAWEEPLPGWVDSLNGPVGIIVGAAKGVIRSVHCNGHYHAQIIPVDLAINALIAIGHTIGTCNNRSKNIPVYNITQSGVRPISWAEIVQKGKAIAYNYPFEAGIWYPDGDIRSNKFIHNLFVFFFHILPAYFIDFLLLIFRQKRFMVHIQKRISDGLEVLQYFTTRDWIFHNDQLMKLWEEMDPRDKKIFSIDFFAVEEAEYIKNIILGARVYCMKEKLETLPRARLHLKIQYAVHLIAVYGFYFGVMWLIVKNFESARYCLDFVTEKMKLLPIIGRFVEKIAPVL; encoded by the exons ATGGATGATAATTTGAGcccgattcaaaaattttaccgagataaaacaatatttgtgACGGGCGCTTCAGGATTTATGGGAAAAGTTTTGTTGGAAAAATTGTTGTACAGTTGCAGTGATTTGAAacgtatttatattatattaagaGCTAAGCGGGGACGTTCACCGGAAATGAGGCTTGATGATATGTTTAAATTGCcg atGTTCGATAGAATTCGTAAAACAAAACCTCATGTATTCAGTAAAATAACAGCATTGCCTGGTGAcatgttacaaaaaaatttcggcCTAAAAGAATCGCAAGAAAATTTGCTGATAAACGAAGTTGAAGTTTTGTTTCACTTCGCCGCAACCTTAAAGTTGGAAGCCAAACTAAAAGATGCCATTGAAATGAACACAATTGGTACCGCGCAAGTTCTAGAATTGGCTAAAAAGATGCCAAAATTACAAGCATTCGTTCATTTGAGTACGGCATTTTGTCACGTGGATCAAGAAGAATTAGGCGAGTGTGTCTATGACTCTCCTGATGATCCAAATGAGGTGATGCGAATGACTCAGTGGTTAAAACCAGAAGCATTAGATCTAGTGACACCGAA ACTCTTGGAACCACATCCTAATACTTACACTTATTCAAAACGATTGGCTGAAACTTTGATTGCTAACGAATACCCAAATTTGCCGTGTGTTATTGCACGGCCATCAATTG tgACCCCGGCATGGGAAGAACCATTACCAGGATGGGTTGACAGTCTTAATGGACCAGTTGGTATAATAGTTGGAGCTGCAAAAGGCGTCATTCGATCTGTCCACTGCAATGGCCACTATCATGCCCAAATAATTCCCGTAGATTTAGCTATTAATGCTCTTATTGCCATCGGACATACAATTGGAACTTGTAATAATCG atcaaaaaatattcctGTTTATAATATCACTCAGAGTGGAGTCAGGCCAATAAGCTGGGCTGAAATTGTTCAGAAAGGAAAAGCTATTGCGTATAATTATCCATTTGAAGCAGGAATTTGGTATCCAGATGGTGACATACGGAGCaacaaatttattcataatttattcgtttttttttttcatattttgccGGCATATTTCATtgatttcttattattaattttccgtCAAAAACGTTT CATGGTACATATTCAAAAACGTATAAGCGATGGATTAGAAGTGTTGCAATACTTTACAACCCGGGATTGGATATTTCATAATGACCAATTAATGAAACTATGGGAAGAAATGGATCCGCGCGATAAAAAGATATTTTCAATAGATTTTTTCGCTGTCGAAGAAGCtgagtatattaaaaatattattcttggCGCCCGAGTTTACTGcatgaaagaaaaattagaaacTTTGCCCCGCGCTCGGCTTCACTTAAAAAT aCAATACGCAGTTCATCTAATAGCAGTTTACGGGTTTTACTTTGGAGTAATGTGGCtgattgttaaaaattttgaatcggcTCGTTACTGCCTGGATTTTGTAACCGAAAAAATGAAGTTGTTACCAATAATTGGACGTTTCGTGGAAAAAATAGCCCCAGTACTTTAA
- the LOC130673985 gene encoding zinc finger protein 570 — protein sequence MESGAIGIGRLDCYEDMFKEITRKLYGDDPDHRTSSVQNEFEASVSYKNEDDNGANDSDDGNWTCEDEPLKGTDGSRIAAYNPGKATWRCYECGDCLTGSPRDVAEHFMELHSSRLLDDARHHRDHGSRKDYLHSDPKLEDILSYLEKVRDKAERVSPPSRRTQETQTIPAALLPATSNFLLQELPSTPPQHLHSSPTMMTSSATNLSSSKRYTCPYCPYGTDRRDLYTRHENIHREEKPFHCYVCYKPFNRADHVKKHFLRMHREHTYELSRIRRSPGSSDAKPPLMQDNAANTTANQINGNNQNSYTNYNNNKNYQLPTSQPPTTNPVTAVYQNSMAVGNIQDANCGNRRIQPTGCNSKSHLKAGSKGAERRYTCCYCSWSGVDNWCLKRHLNTHLKPFACSLCEYKAARAERLATHVLKVHNKRQCSRCSFLGEDSAQLQLHQLHVHRINNGSPGNANIVNNTSVGTTSTAQTSLQTSSTTPCRTDPIHLSGGRPPPGPPVFPTQSTIVPPPTTILGMTNGRNKRKQRAPRKIVKRSDLKQEQGLKQTDEEQENCFNDNDEDETINDNINNKTNCLNTRSFRCYLCPNNAHARALSTKPYHTKASLTLHRLWRHSQNNNNINRKMVVDMFKNKQSTAQSIMM from the exons ATGGAAAGCGGTGCAATTGGGATAGGTCGTCTTGATTGCTATGAAGACATGTTCAAAGAAATAACCCGCAAATTATACGGCGATGATCCAGATCATAGAA cttCCAGTGtacaaaatgaatttgaagCTTCAGTTTCATACAAAAATGAAGATGACAATGGCGCTAATGATTCGGATGACGGCAATTGGACATGTGAAGATGAACCACTTAAAGGAACAGACGGTAGCAGAATAGCTGCTTATAATCCTGGAAAAGCAACATGGCGTTGTTATGAATGTG gGGATTGTTTGACTGGGAGCCCGCGTGATGTTGCTGAGCACTTTATGGAATTGCATTCATCTCGATTACTTGATGATGCGCGACATCATCGTGACCATGGATCGCGCAAGGATTATTTACACAGTGATCCAAAACTCGAAGATATACTTAGTTACCTGGAAAAGGTGCGTGATAAAGCTGAAAGAGTGTCACCACCTTCAAGACGCACTCAAGAAACACAGACTATTCCAGCTGCTCTGTTACCTGCTACTTCTAATTTTTTGCTTCAAGAGTTACCTTCAACACCTCCACAACATTTACACTCA AGTCCAACAATGATGACATCATCAGCAACAAATTTATCCAGCAGTAAACGTTACACATGTCCTTATTGCCCTTACGGTACTGACCGACGCGATCTCTACACCCGTCACGAAAATATTCACCGCGAAGAAAAACCTTTTCACTGTTACGTCTGTTACAAACCATTTAATCGCGCCGATCATGTGAAAAAACATTTCCTCCGAATGCACCGTGAGCACACTTACGAGCTGTCGCGAATACGTCGCAGTCCGGGATCATCAGATGCCAAACCGCCGCTGATGCAAGACAATGCCGCAAACACTACCGCTAATCAAATAAACGGCAACAATCAGAATagttatacaaattataataacaataaaaattatcagttaCCAACTAGTCAACCACCAACGACGAATCCCGTGACCGCAGTCTATCAGAACTCGATGGCGGTAGGAAATATCCAAGATGCCAATTGTGGTAACAGAAGGATCCAACCAACCGGATGTAATAGCAAAAGTCATTTGAAAGCTGGATCTAAAGGCGCCGAACGAAg ATACACCTGTTGCTATTGTTCTTGGAGCGGCGTTGACAATTGGTGCTTAAAACGTCACTTGAACACTCATCTAAAACCATTTGCTTGCTCACTGTGTGAATACAAAGCAGCGCGAGCTGAAAGACTAGCCACTCATGTGCTTAAAGTCCACAACAAAAGACAGTGCTCTAGGTGTTCCTTTTTAGGTGAAGATTCTGCGCAATTACAGTTACATCAATTACATGTGCATCGGATTAATAATGGTAGTCCTGGTAATGCGAATATTGTTAATAACACTAGTGTTGGTACTACTTCAACTGCACAAACTAGTCTTCAAACATCTAGTACTACTCCTTGTCGTACGGATCCTATCCA tTTAAGTGGAGGTCGTCCACCACCTGGACCTCCAGTATTTCCAACTCAATCAACAATCGTACCACCACCTACAACAATCCTTgg CATGACTAATGGCCGTAACAAACGGAAACAAAGAGCACCACGCAAAATAGTTAAAAGAAGTGATTTAAAACAAGAACAAGGATTAAAACAAACCGATGAAGAACAGGAAAATTGTTTCAATGACAATGATGAAGACGAAACAAttaatgataacattaataataaaacaaattgttTGAATACAAGAAGCTTTAGGTGTTATCTATGTCCAAACAATGCGCATGCAAGAGCATTATCAACGAAACCTTATCATACAAAAGCATCATTAACATTACATAGGTTATGGCGTCattcacaaaataataataatattaatagaaaaatggtTGTTGATATgtttaaaaacaaacaatCGACAGCACAATCTATTATGATGTAA